The genomic interval CTGGGTCTCCAGGGCGTACCCGGCGTCGCCGCCGCGCTCGACGATCGCGCCGGCCGACGAGAAGGGGTAGGGGCCGAAGGTCTTGATCCCCCACTCGACGATGTCCGGGATGCCGGCGATGCTTTCGGCGCTGCCCTTGGCGACGGCCGGGTCGACGGCGGTGAACACGGGCAGTCCGGACGGGGTCCGGGTCGCCTTCGTCTCGAACTTCCCGATGGCGACGGTGGCGAGGTAACCGGCCATCGGCTCGCCGGAGTGCCACGCGAAGGCGGTACGGCCGCCCCGGGTGCGCTCGCTCCTCAACTCCCCGTTGGAGATGGCCTTCAGCCCCTCGGGGACGGTCACCGTGATGTCGTACGACGCCTTGTCGCTGGGGTGGTGGTTGCCGGGGAACCACGCCATGGACCCGAGCGGCTCGCCGAGCGCGAGCGCGCCGTCCGCCGTCCGCAGCCAGCCCTCTTCGGATTCGTCCGCGTCGGTGATGGTGGCCGGCCGGCCGGAGTAGCCGACAACGGTACGGAAGGTCTCGCCGTCGGTGGGACCGGCGCCGGAGCGCGGGGTCAGGGTCAGCTCGTCGCCCGCGCGGCTGACGGCGACCTTCTGTCCCTCGACGGTCGCGGAGGTGACGTTCATGCCGTGCAGGTCGAGGTTGAAGGCGCTGAGGTCCTGGGTGGCGCGGGCGGTGATCTCGGCGGTGGCCTCCAGGCGGCGGGTCTCGGGGTCGTAGTCGAGGTTCAGGGTGTAATGCGTGACGTCGTAGCCGCCGTTGCCGAGCTCGGGGAAGTACGGGTCGCGTACGCCGGGGGCGCCCGGTTCGGCGGTTGCGCGGCCGGTGGGCTCACCAGTGGCGCTGGTGGTGCAGGAGGTGAGGGCGAGGAGGGCGGCAGCGGCGGCCGGGGCACAGCGGCGTACGCGAGTCCATTGATCCACACCAGGGATCTTATGCGCGGATTACTCCGCTTTCCCGGCCGCAGGCCGCCCGCCTCCGCACTCGGGCTGCCTACTTGGCCAGCGCCGCGACACCCGCCTGCGCGAACTTCTCGTCCAGGTCGCCGCTCGGCGCACCGGCCACGCCGATGCCCGCGATCGGAGCGCCGTTGACCTGCACCGGGGCGCCGCCCGCGAGGAACAGGGTGCCGGGGATGTCCTTCAGGTTGGGGGCCGTGGCGAGGCGCTTGACCAGCTCCGAGGTGGGCGCGTTCCAGGAGACCGCGGTGAACGCCTTGCGCTCGGCGGACTCGTAGGACTGCGGGCCCGCGCCGTCGCCGCGGAGCGTGACGACGGTGTTGCCGTTGCGGTCGACGACGGCGACGGTGATGCGCTGGTTCTCGCTCTCGGCGGCCTCCAGGGTGGCCTGGGCGGCCCGGGTGGCGGCGGCCACGGTCAGGTGGGTGGACTGCTGGAGGTTCTTGTCGGCGGTGTCGGCCTTGACGGCGACGGCGGGCGCGGCGGCGGGCTCGGTGGCGTTCGCGGACATCGCGCCGAAGGTGCCTGCGCTGAGGGCGGCAGCGGCGACGGCACCGGTCAGGACACGGGCGCGCAGCGAGAGCTTCTTCATGGTGGCTCCAAGGGGGTGGTGTGTTCGGACTTGCTGTCTCTGCCATAGATCCTGGTGCCGCCACCGGGCCCGTACGGTCGGCGGACCGGCTACGTCTCCGTCAGCCGATCGGTTGATGCGGGTCTGGTCCCGCCGGGTCACCATGGGGACGTAAGCGCAGGTCAGCAAGGAGAGAACGGTGCAGCAGCAGCACGACCGGCACGACCCCGACGCGCGCTGGCTCGCGCCCGTGATGCACGCGGCGTTCTTCCTGCTGCTCGGCGCCTCGCTCGCCCGGTTCCTGCTGCGGCACCCGGGCGAGGCGCGCACCCCGTGGATCATCGCGCTGAGCATCACGCTGGCGCTGCTGTACGTACTGGGGCCGGTCCTGGGCCCCACCGCCGCCGCCACTGCCCCTACCGCCCCCACCACCCCCGCTGCCTCCCGCCCCGCTCCACGCCGGCTGATCTGGCTGGGCGCGGTCGTGGCCGTGTGGGTGGTGCTGGTCGTCCTCGCGCCGAGTTTCGCATGGTGCGCGGTGCCGCTCTTCTATACGGGGTTGCGTACGCTCCCGTCGCGCGCCGCACTCGCCCTGGTCGCGCTGCTCACCGCGTTCGTGGTCGCCGCGCAGCTCCAGCTGGCGCAGGGCGGCTTCGACCCGAACCTGGTGGTGGCGCCGCCCGCGGTGGCGGCCGTCGCGACGGCTGTGTTCGTCCACATGCAGCGGCAGGCCGCGCGGCAGCGCACGCTCATCGACGACCTGATCCGTACGCGCCGCGAGCTGGCCGCCACCGAGCGGCGCGAGGGCACGCTGGCCGAGCGCCAGCGCCTCTCCATGGAGATCCACGACACCCTCGCCCAGGGCCTGTCCAGTCAGCAGATGCTGCTCCAGGCGGCGGACCGCACGTGGGACGCGGACCCCGAGACGGCCCGCCGCCATGTGCGTACAGCGGAATCGATCGCCGAACGCAACCTCGCCGAGGCCCGCCGCTTCGTCCACGACCTGGCCCCCGCCGACCTGGCGCAGGGCGGCGGCCTGGAGGAGGCGCTGCGCAGGGTGGCGGCCCGCGAGTCGGCGGCGTTCCGCGTCGACGGGACGCCGACCGTGCTGCCCGACCGGGTGCAGTCGGCCCTGCTGCGGATCGCCCAGGGCGCGCTGGCGAACGTACGGGAGCACGCGAACGCGCGGGCGGCGGCGCTGACCCTGACGTACCTGGGCGACCAAGTGGTCCTGGACATCGCCGACGACGGCACGGGCTTTGTGGCAGCCGCGTCCGCTCCCACCGGCGGCGTACGCGGCCACGGCCTGCCCGCGATGCGGGCCCGCGTGCACCAGCTCGGCGGCACCCTGACGATCGAATCGGCCCCCGGCGAAGGCACGGTGCTGTCCGCCGCGATCCCCCTGGAGCACACCTCGTGACCCCGTCTTCGACCGCATCTTCGACCGCACCGGTACGCATCCTGCTCTGCGACGACCACGCCGTCGTACGCGCCGGACTGCTCGCACTCCTGGGCAGCGAACCGGACATCGAGGTCGTCGGCGAGGCGGGCAGCGGCGAGGAGGCGGTGGCGATGGCCGCGAAGCTGGCCCCGGACGTCGTCCTGATGGACCTCCAGCTGGGCGCGGGCATCGACGGCGTGGAGGCCACCCGCCGTATCGCCCCGACCGGCGTCCACGTCCTGGTCCTCACGACGTACGACACGGACGCCGACATCACCCGCGCCATCGAGGCGGGCGCCACCGGCTACCTGCTGAAGGCCGAACGCCCCGAGGAGCTCTTCGCGGCGATCCGCTCGGCCGCCCAGGGCCGCACCACGCTGTCGCCACCGGTCGCCAGCCGCGTGATGGACCGGATGCGCGGGGCGGCCCGGCCGACGCTGACGGAACGGGAGACGGACATCCTGGGCCAGCTCGCGCAGGGCCTGGGCAACCGGGAGATCGCCCGCGCGCTGTTCATCAGCGAGGCGA from Streptomyces spiramyceticus carries:
- a CDS encoding M1 family metallopeptidase yields the protein MDQWTRVRRCAPAAAAALLALTSCTTSATGEPTGRATAEPGAPGVRDPYFPELGNGGYDVTHYTLNLDYDPETRRLEATAEITARATQDLSAFNLDLHGMNVTSATVEGQKVAVSRAGDELTLTPRSGAGPTDGETFRTVVGYSGRPATITDADESEEGWLRTADGALALGEPLGSMAWFPGNHHPSDKASYDITVTVPEGLKAISNGELRSERTRGGRTAFAWHSGEPMAGYLATVAIGKFETKATRTPSGLPVFTAVDPAVAKGSAESIAGIPDIVEWGIKTFGPYPFSSAGAIVERGGDAGYALETQTKPVFPGPPADGLLVHELAHQWFGNSVTPKSWRDMWLNEGFATYAQWLWDEDFANIPADRNFAEAFDNKANWAFPPAEPPSGSDLFGDPVYGRGAMVLHKVREAVGDDAFFGIVRGWASTHRHGNASTDDFTAYVEKKSGKDLKALWDTWLYGKKKPVTSR
- a CDS encoding GlcG/HbpS family heme-binding protein, which encodes MKKLSLRARVLTGAVAAAALSAGTFGAMSANATEPAAAPAVAVKADTADKNLQQSTHLTVAAATRAAQATLEAAESENQRITVAVVDRNGNTVVTLRGDGAGPQSYESAERKAFTAVSWNAPTSELVKRLATAPNLKDIPGTLFLAGGAPVQVNGAPIAGIGVAGAPSGDLDEKFAQAGVAALAK
- a CDS encoding sensor histidine kinase yields the protein MHAAFFLLLGASLARFLLRHPGEARTPWIIALSITLALLYVLGPVLGPTAAATAPTAPTTPAASRPAPRRLIWLGAVVAVWVVLVVLAPSFAWCAVPLFYTGLRTLPSRAALALVALLTAFVVAAQLQLAQGGFDPNLVVAPPAVAAVATAVFVHMQRQAARQRTLIDDLIRTRRELAATERREGTLAERQRLSMEIHDTLAQGLSSQQMLLQAADRTWDADPETARRHVRTAESIAERNLAEARRFVHDLAPADLAQGGGLEEALRRVAARESAAFRVDGTPTVLPDRVQSALLRIAQGALANVREHANARAAALTLTYLGDQVVLDIADDGTGFVAAASAPTGGVRGHGLPAMRARVHQLGGTLTIESAPGEGTVLSAAIPLEHTS
- a CDS encoding response regulator → MTPSSTASSTAPVRILLCDDHAVVRAGLLALLGSEPDIEVVGEAGSGEEAVAMAAKLAPDVVLMDLQLGAGIDGVEATRRIAPTGVHVLVLTTYDTDADITRAIEAGATGYLLKAERPEELFAAIRSAAQGRTTLSPPVASRVMDRMRGAARPTLTERETDILGQLAQGLGNREIARALFISEATVKTHLGRIYAKLGVDTRSGAVAVAKEQRLLP